In a genomic window of Azospirillum baldaniorum:
- a CDS encoding superoxide dismutase, translated as MSVRLDRRQLLLSAGAAALVLAVAPRFVLAQTTGGQTPAGQTPGGKGFTLPPLPYAPAALEPHIDATTMSVHHDKHHQAYVDNLNKALANHGDLQAMPLADLLKRVPELPESIRTAVRNNGGGHANHSMFWSIMGPNAGGAPDGEVGAAITRDFGSFDDFKTRFNTAGAGQFGSGWVFVTADPSSGKLAIAARPNQDSPAMDGVPVLMGNDVWEHAYYLKYQNRRADYLAAWWNVVDWGAVNRRYAAIRKGELVI; from the coding sequence ATGTCCGTTCGCCTGGATCGCCGCCAATTGCTGCTCTCCGCCGGAGCCGCCGCGCTGGTGCTGGCCGTGGCGCCGCGCTTCGTCCTGGCCCAAACAACAGGGGGCCAAACGCCGGCTGGCCAAACTCCGGGCGGCAAGGGATTCACGCTGCCGCCGCTGCCCTACGCGCCCGCCGCGCTGGAACCGCACATCGATGCGACGACCATGAGCGTGCATCACGACAAGCACCATCAGGCTTACGTCGACAACCTCAACAAGGCGCTCGCCAACCACGGCGACCTTCAGGCGATGCCGCTGGCCGACTTGCTGAAGCGCGTGCCGGAACTGCCGGAAAGCATCCGCACAGCGGTGCGCAACAACGGCGGCGGTCACGCGAATCACAGCATGTTCTGGAGCATCATGGGGCCGAACGCTGGCGGCGCTCCGGACGGCGAGGTGGGGGCTGCCATCACGCGCGACTTCGGCAGCTTCGACGATTTCAAGACGCGCTTCAACACGGCGGGGGCGGGGCAGTTCGGCAGCGGCTGGGTCTTCGTCACCGCCGACCCGTCGTCGGGCAAGCTGGCCATCGCCGCGCGGCCGAACCAGGATTCCCCGGCCATGGACGGCGTGCCCGTGCTGATGGGCAACGACGTGTGGGAGCACGCCTATTACCTGAAGTACCAGAACCGGCGCGCCGACTATCTGGCGGCTTGGTGGAACGTCGTCGACTGGGGCGCGGTGAACCGTCGCTACGCGGCGATCCGGAAGGGCGAGCTGGTGATCTGA
- a CDS encoding Ig-like domain-containing protein produces the protein MADPNFTLLGTALFGIGKVGPSGVAGQATPVFVDIDGDGDLDALIGDVNGGLTLYRNVGTSGWPSFTWAGTNPFGLSNVGGWSSPAFADLDGDGDLDLLIGSDSANSTNGSPLTGRGYLFYFRNVGTATAPSYVLAGTNPFGLNSTGFYAKPTFVDIDGDGDLDAVIGSGSGDLYVYRNVGTRTAPSFSLVGVNAFGLGKVGSESINMSSPTFADIDGDGDLDAIIGTNAGDTVVYRNIGTRTNPNFSLVGTNPFGLADSGSYARPVFVDLDGDGDIDAIVGEQGGRLVAYWNGPAPVAPPTGLTLGWDTDSGVRGDRITNNTKPSITGTAVAGSTVVLYDGNTAIGTATAGSGGQWTITPTGTLGTGAHTLTAKTSQNGGTSSASSALVVTIDLSAPTLVSAAVNGTALTLTYSETLFNVALDKSAFTVKVNGVAVEISSLYISGSTVNVTLAKEVVRYKTVTVDYTPPSSNLIQDASTNSAGGLTGQAVVNNSPADPNFLPPSTNPLGLGNSGTDARPAVADLDGDGDPDVLVGNAAGDTLYYRNIGTATNPTFTLAGTNPFGLGRVGTSASTSFADIDGDGDLDALIGNQNGGIVVYRNVGTRTSPSFMLVGTNPFGLGGVGTAAAPTFADIDGDGDLDVLIGNGAGNLVLYWNTGTSAAPSFTLGGTNPFGLGSVTGGALPSFVDFDGDGDLDLLIGTPDGNTIVYRNVGYSNYPSFTLVGTNPFGLEDVGNRAAPVFADIDGDGDLDALTGNANGDLIVSRQVPPPDAPEGLTLDPASDLGVAGDRITGDATPTITGTALAGLTVVLYDGATALGTTTAGSDGLWTITPATALADGPRTLTAKTTNSDGTSAPSKTLVVTIDTTLPVLSSATVNGAILTLSYSEALDLVSKPAASAFTVKAGGATVGVTNVAITGSVVTLTLEYAVLRTDTVTVDYTPPQTAPARDLAGNGTATLTNQPVSNQTDPYFNLLGTNPFGLANAGANATPTFADIDGDGDLDMLIGIQSGDSILYRNVGTATAPSFTLEGTNPFGLGNVGSYANAVPTFADIDGDGDLDVFIGNAYGNTIFYRNVGTATAPSFTLVGTNLFGIDQTSYATPTFADIDGDGDLDFFVGNMFGNVNVYRNVGTAAAPSFTLVGNNSFGLENIGGQVRPVFADIDGDGDLDAIIGNTNGDDVVFRNVGTTAAPSFTLVGTNPFGLKSHNYQVRPTLLDIDGDGDLDIVIGNGGNMVVYLQEPPPPGAPSSLGLAAASDSGVAGDRITNSTTPVITGSAASGATVVLYRGATAIGTATAVNGQWTITPTGTLAQGSHTLTATATRMGSTSQASTAFTLTIDTTAPNAPAVTSAAATNNTTPTLAGTAEANSTVTVTVGGATYTAAASGTGAWSVNLATATPTAGTLSLDANGTNTVSVTATDAAGNLSSAGTQTLAIDTTAPNAPAVTSAALTKALKPTISGTAEANSTVTVTVGGATYTAAASGTGAWSVNLATATPTSGTLSLDANGTNTVSVTATDAAGNTSSAGTQSLTIDTTAPNAPSVTSAALTKNAAPTLTGAAEADSTVTVTVGGATYTTTATNGIWSVNLATATPTSGSLSLNANGSNAVSVTARDAAGNTSSAGTQSLTIDTTAPNAPSVTSAALTKNAAPTLTGAAEADSTVTVTVGGATYTTTATNGSWSINLATATPTSGSLSLNANGANPVSATATDAAGNISLAGTQTLTIDTTAPSAPTVTTELSNSTTPTLTGTAEAGSTVTVTVGGATYTTTATNGGAWSLNLATATPTAGSLNLNANGANPVTATATDAAGNVSAPGTQSLTIDTTAPNAPAVTSAALTNSATPVIGGTAEAGSTVTVAIGGATYTTTATNGGAWSLNLATATPTAGSLNLNANGANPVTATATDAAGNTSSAGTQSLTIDTTLPNAPAVTSAALSNSTTPTLTGTAEAGSTVTVTVGGATYTTTASNGNWSINLATATPTSGSLSLNANGANPVSATATDAAGNVSAPGTQALTIDTTAPSAPSVTSAALTNSTTPTLTGTAEAGSTVTVTVGGATYTTTATNGGAWSLNLATATPTAGTLSLNPNGANPVSATATDAAGNTSVPGTQSLTVDTTAPTAPAVTSPALSNSTTPTLTGSAEAGSTVTVTIGGATYTTTATNGAWTLNLATATPTAGSLNLNANGANSVSATATDAAGNTSSAGSQSLTIDTTLPDAPTVATALSNSTTPTLSGTAEAGSTVTVTVGGATYTTTATNGGAWSLNLATATPVTGTLSLNANGANPVSATATDASGNVSAPGTQSLVIDTTLPDAPTVATALTNSTTPTLTGTAEAGSTVTVTIGGATYTTTATNGTWSLNLATATPTAGTLSLNANGANPVSATATDAAGNISALGTQSLTVDTTAPTASVLFEDDSIDAIEQSSAAFTISGGEAGTSFTWTITSAGGGQVTGGGVMSGPTMRVTGLDLSALGDGTLTLTLGLTDPAGNAAPPFTATTQKLTATVEKPAPVAPPPTATVDGATVNGSVTTGGDGKRVTTVTIAASNSNRVEDTSTANADLADVPVVREQVVDRQTGAVSTVTTLTVSVSTGVAVTTSGSAERQTAAQAQSGLTGLIAAIEARTDAGTASRGNLTGGGDGFLSVLSAQAQLLVRAIDFSTPGVAAGQAVQTRVTGNTLGGTGVASTAPTAVVLNTTAAAGPVTIQLDNVEFAAVVGNATLVGGDGEQIVYGDDHEQYMYLGAGDDLLHGGGGNDTIASAGGNDTLYGDDGDDVVMGGEGDDWLFGGEGNDLIGGGVGNDALFGGTGQDILFGEAGDDTLTGEAGDDTLSGGAGNDLLFGGSGDDFLIGDDGDDTLSGGDGNDVALGGAGRDLIGLGAGDDLASGGEGDDTLFGEEGNDTLFGGAGNDLLNGGAGNDVLFADGGADTLWGGAGADVFAFGRASGGSVVMDFQVGVDRLALYDASMDLGAVIRSARVEGGNTTLDVGGGNRITILGQTGNVAGWFG, from the coding sequence ATGGCCGATCCGAACTTCACGCTGCTTGGCACCGCCCTGTTCGGCATCGGAAAAGTCGGCCCCTCCGGCGTGGCGGGACAGGCCACCCCGGTGTTCGTCGACATCGACGGCGACGGCGATCTCGACGCCCTGATCGGCGATGTGAACGGCGGCCTCACGCTTTATCGGAACGTCGGGACAAGCGGCTGGCCCTCCTTCACGTGGGCCGGCACGAACCCCTTCGGTCTGAGCAATGTCGGCGGCTGGTCGTCGCCGGCCTTCGCCGATCTCGACGGCGACGGCGACCTCGATCTGCTGATCGGCAGCGATTCCGCAAACAGCACCAACGGCTCCCCGCTCACCGGGCGCGGCTACCTGTTCTATTTCAGGAATGTGGGCACGGCGACCGCCCCCAGCTACGTGCTGGCCGGCACGAACCCCTTCGGCCTCAACAGCACCGGCTTCTACGCCAAGCCGACCTTCGTCGACATCGACGGTGACGGCGACCTCGACGCGGTCATCGGCAGCGGCAGCGGCGATCTGTACGTCTACCGCAACGTCGGCACCCGGACGGCGCCCAGCTTCTCGTTGGTCGGCGTCAACGCCTTCGGCCTTGGGAAAGTCGGCAGCGAAAGCATCAACATGTCCTCGCCGACCTTCGCGGACATCGACGGCGACGGCGACCTCGACGCCATCATCGGCACCAACGCCGGCGACACGGTGGTCTACCGCAACATCGGTACCCGGACGAACCCGAACTTCTCGCTGGTCGGCACCAACCCCTTCGGTCTTGCCGACAGCGGCAGCTACGCCCGGCCGGTCTTCGTCGACCTCGACGGCGACGGCGACATCGACGCGATCGTCGGCGAGCAAGGGGGACGGCTCGTCGCCTATTGGAACGGCCCGGCGCCCGTCGCCCCGCCGACCGGGCTGACGCTGGGCTGGGATACGGACAGCGGCGTGCGGGGCGACCGCATCACAAACAACACCAAGCCTTCCATCACCGGCACGGCGGTCGCCGGCTCGACCGTGGTCCTGTACGACGGCAACACGGCGATCGGCACCGCGACGGCGGGCAGTGGCGGGCAGTGGACGATCACCCCGACGGGCACGCTGGGCACCGGCGCCCACACGCTGACCGCCAAGACCAGCCAGAACGGCGGCACCTCCTCCGCCTCCAGCGCGCTGGTTGTGACCATCGACCTGTCCGCTCCGACGCTGGTGTCGGCGGCGGTGAACGGGACCGCGCTGACGCTGACCTATTCGGAGACGCTGTTCAACGTCGCCTTGGACAAGTCCGCCTTCACGGTGAAGGTGAACGGCGTTGCGGTCGAGATCAGCAGCCTTTACATCAGCGGTTCGACAGTCAACGTGACCCTCGCCAAGGAGGTCGTCCGTTACAAGACGGTGACGGTGGACTACACGCCGCCTTCGTCGAACCTGATCCAGGACGCCAGCACCAACTCCGCCGGCGGGCTGACCGGGCAGGCGGTTGTCAACAACTCGCCGGCCGATCCGAACTTCCTGCCGCCCTCCACCAACCCGCTGGGGCTGGGCAACAGCGGAACCGACGCCCGGCCGGCGGTCGCCGACCTGGACGGCGACGGCGACCCCGACGTTCTGGTGGGCAACGCCGCCGGCGACACGCTTTACTACCGCAACATCGGCACGGCGACGAACCCGACCTTCACCCTGGCCGGCACAAACCCCTTCGGCCTGGGCCGCGTCGGCACCAGCGCCTCGACCAGCTTCGCGGACATCGACGGCGACGGCGATCTCGACGCATTGATCGGCAACCAGAACGGCGGCATCGTCGTCTACCGCAACGTCGGCACCCGGACGTCGCCCAGCTTCATGCTGGTCGGCACCAATCCCTTCGGCCTCGGCGGGGTCGGCACCGCCGCGGCGCCCACCTTCGCGGACATCGACGGCGACGGCGACCTCGACGTCCTGATCGGCAACGGCGCCGGCAACCTGGTTCTCTATTGGAACACCGGCACTTCGGCGGCGCCCAGCTTCACGCTGGGAGGCACCAATCCCTTCGGGCTGGGCAGCGTGACCGGCGGCGCCTTGCCGTCCTTCGTGGATTTCGACGGCGACGGCGACCTGGATCTGCTGATCGGCACCCCGGACGGCAACACGATCGTCTACCGCAACGTCGGCTACAGCAACTACCCCAGCTTCACGCTGGTCGGCACCAACCCCTTCGGGCTCGAGGACGTCGGGAACCGGGCGGCGCCGGTGTTCGCCGACATCGACGGCGACGGCGACCTCGACGCGCTGACCGGCAACGCGAACGGCGACCTGATCGTGTCGCGGCAGGTGCCGCCGCCCGACGCGCCGGAAGGGCTGACCCTCGACCCTGCATCGGATCTCGGCGTGGCCGGCGACCGGATCACCGGCGACGCGACCCCGACGATCACCGGCACGGCGCTGGCCGGGCTGACGGTGGTGCTGTACGACGGCGCGACGGCGCTGGGGACCACCACCGCCGGCAGCGACGGGCTGTGGACGATCACGCCGGCCACCGCGCTGGCCGACGGCCCGCGGACCCTGACCGCGAAGACGACGAACAGCGACGGCACCTCGGCGCCGTCCAAGACCCTGGTCGTCACCATCGACACCACGCTGCCGGTCCTGTCCTCGGCGACGGTGAACGGCGCCATCCTGACGCTGAGCTACTCCGAGGCGCTGGACCTGGTGTCCAAGCCCGCGGCCTCGGCCTTCACGGTGAAGGCAGGCGGCGCGACGGTGGGCGTGACCAACGTCGCCATCACCGGTTCGGTCGTCACCCTGACCCTGGAATACGCGGTCCTGCGCACCGACACGGTGACCGTGGACTACACCCCGCCGCAAACGGCGCCGGCGCGGGACCTTGCGGGCAACGGCACCGCCACGCTCACCAACCAGCCGGTGAGCAACCAGACCGACCCCTATTTCAACCTTCTGGGCACCAACCCCTTCGGTCTCGCCAACGCCGGAGCGAATGCCACGCCGACCTTTGCCGACATCGACGGCGACGGCGACCTGGACATGCTGATCGGCATCCAGAGCGGCGACTCGATCCTCTATCGCAACGTCGGCACGGCGACAGCGCCCAGCTTCACGCTGGAAGGCACCAACCCCTTCGGACTCGGAAACGTCGGCTCCTACGCCAACGCCGTGCCCACCTTCGCCGACATCGACGGCGACGGCGATCTCGACGTCTTCATCGGCAACGCCTACGGCAACACGATCTTTTATCGCAACGTCGGGACGGCGACGGCGCCCAGCTTCACGCTGGTCGGCACCAACCTGTTCGGCATCGACCAGACCAGTTATGCAACTCCGACATTCGCGGACATCGACGGCGACGGCGACCTCGATTTCTTCGTCGGCAACATGTTCGGCAACGTCAACGTCTACCGCAACGTCGGGACGGCGGCGGCGCCCAGCTTCACGCTGGTCGGCAACAATTCGTTCGGCCTCGAGAACATCGGCGGCCAAGTCCGGCCGGTCTTTGCGGACATCGACGGTGACGGCGACCTCGATGCCATCATCGGAAACACAAACGGCGACGATGTGGTCTTCCGCAACGTCGGAACGACGGCGGCGCCCAGCTTCACGCTGGTCGGCACCAACCCATTCGGCCTCAAATCCCACAACTACCAAGTCCGGCCAACCCTCCTGGACATCGACGGTGACGGCGATCTCGACATCGTGATCGGGAACGGCGGCAACATGGTCGTCTACCTGCAGGAGCCGCCGCCGCCCGGCGCGCCAAGCAGCCTTGGCCTTGCCGCCGCGTCCGACAGCGGCGTGGCCGGCGACCGGATCACCAACAGCACGACTCCCGTCATCACCGGCTCCGCCGCGTCCGGAGCCACAGTGGTGCTGTACCGGGGCGCCACGGCGATCGGCACCGCCACCGCGGTCAACGGGCAGTGGACCATCACACCGACCGGCACCCTCGCCCAGGGCAGCCACACCCTGACCGCCACGGCCACCCGGATGGGAAGCACCTCCCAGGCATCCACCGCTTTCACCCTGACCATCGACACGACGGCGCCGAACGCTCCGGCGGTGACTTCGGCAGCGGCGACCAACAACACGACGCCGACCCTCGCGGGCACGGCGGAGGCGAACAGCACCGTCACCGTCACGGTGGGTGGGGCGACATACACGGCCGCCGCGTCGGGAACTGGCGCCTGGAGTGTGAACCTCGCCACCGCGACACCGACCGCCGGCACGCTGAGCCTCGACGCCAACGGGACCAACACCGTCTCCGTCACGGCGACCGACGCCGCGGGCAACCTCTCGTCGGCGGGGACGCAGACACTGGCGATCGACACGACGGCGCCGAACGCCCCGGCGGTGACCAGTGCGGCGCTGACGAAGGCGCTGAAGCCGACCATCAGCGGCACGGCGGAGGCGAACAGCACCGTCACCGTCACGGTGGGTGGGGCCACCTACACGGCCGCCGCGTCGGGAACCGGCGCCTGGAGTGTGAACCTCGCCACGGCGACGCCAACCTCCGGCACGCTGAGCCTCGACGCCAACGGGACCAACACCGTTTCCGTCACGGCAACCGACGCCGCGGGCAATACGTCGTCCGCGGGCACCCAATCGCTGACCATCGACACTACGGCACCGAACGCTCCGTCGGTGACTTCGGCGGCGCTGACCAAGAACGCCGCACCGACCCTCACCGGCGCGGCGGAAGCGGACAGCACGGTGACCGTCACGGTGGGTGGGGCGACCTACACCACGACGGCGACCAACGGGATTTGGAGCGTCAACCTCGCCACGGCGACGCCAACCTCCGGGTCGCTGAGCCTCAACGCCAACGGCAGCAACGCCGTCTCCGTCACGGCGCGCGACGCGGCGGGCAATACGTCGTCCGCGGGCACCCAATCGCTGACCATCGACACCACGGCACCGAACGCTCCGTCGGTGACTTCGGCGGCGCTGACCAAGAACGCCGCACCGACCCTCACCGGCGCGGCGGAAGCGGACAGCACAGTGACCGTCACGGTGGGTGGGGCGACCTACACCACGACGGCGACCAACGGCAGTTGGTCGATCAACCTCGCCACGGCGACGCCGACCTCCGGCTCGCTCAGCCTCAATGCCAACGGCGCCAACCCGGTGTCGGCGACGGCGACCGACGCCGCCGGCAACATCTCGTTGGCCGGCACCCAGACGCTGACCATCGACACCACCGCGCCTAGCGCCCCGACCGTCACCACGGAACTGAGCAACAGCACGACCCCGACCCTCACCGGCACGGCGGAGGCCGGCAGCACGGTGACGGTCACGGTGGGTGGAGCGACCTACACCACCACCGCCACGAACGGCGGCGCCTGGAGCCTCAACCTCGCCACGGCGACGCCGACCGCTGGCTCCCTGAACCTGAACGCCAACGGCGCCAACCCCGTCACGGCCACGGCCACCGACGCTGCCGGAAACGTCTCGGCGCCGGGCACCCAGTCGCTGACCATCGACACGACGGCGCCAAACGCCCCGGCGGTGACCTCGGCGGCACTGACCAACAGTGCCACCCCGGTGATCGGCGGCACGGCGGAAGCCGGCAGCACCGTCACCGTCGCCATCGGTGGAGCGACCTACACCACCACCGCCACGAACGGCGGCGCCTGGAGCCTCAACCTCGCCACGGCGACGCCGACCGCCGGCTCCCTGAACCTGAACGCCAACGGCGCCAACCCCGTTACGGCCACCGCCACCGACGCGGCGGGCAACACGTCGTCCGCCGGCACGCAGTCGCTGACCATCGACACCACACTGCCCAACGCTCCGGCGGTGACCAGTGCGGCATTGAGCAACAGCACCACGCCAACCCTCACCGGTACGGCGGAAGCGGGCAGCACGGTGACCGTCACGGTGGGCGGCGCCACCTACACCACCACGGCGTCCAACGGAAACTGGTCCATCAACCTCGCCACCGCGACGCCGACCTCCGGCTCGCTCAGCCTCAACGCCAACGGCGCCAACCCGGTCTCCGCCACGGCAACCGACGCGGCGGGCAACGTCTCGGCCCCCGGCACGCAAGCGCTGACCATCGACACCACCGCGCCGAGCGCGCCCTCGGTGACCAGCGCGGCGCTGACCAACAGCACGACGCCGACCCTCACCGGCACGGCCGAGGCCGGCAGCACCGTCACCGTCACGGTGGGCGGCGCCACCTACACCACCACCGCCACGAACGGCGGCGCCTGGAGCCTCAACCTCGCCACGGCGACGCCGACCGCCGGCACGCTGAGCCTCAACCCGAACGGCGCCAACCCGGTCTCGGCCACCGCCACCGACGCCGCCGGCAACACCTCGGTCCCCGGCACGCAGTCGCTGACCGTCGACACCACCGCGCCCACCGCGCCGGCGGTGACCAGCCCCGCGCTGAGCAACAGCACGACGCCGACCCTCACCGGCTCGGCGGAGGCCGGCAGCACCGTCACCGTCACCATCGGTGGAGCGACCTACACCACCACGGCGACCAACGGGGCCTGGACCCTCAACCTCGCCACCGCGACGCCGACCGCCGGTTCGCTGAACCTCAACGCCAACGGCGCCAACTCGGTCTCGGCCACGGCGACCGACGCCGCGGGCAACACCTCCTCGGCCGGCAGCCAGTCGCTGACCATCGACACCACGCTGCCCGATGCCCCGACCGTCGCCACGGCGCTGAGCAACAGCACGACGCCGACCCTCTCCGGCACGGCCGAAGCGGGCAGCACCGTCACCGTCACGGTGGGCGGCGCCACCTACACCACCACCGCCACGAACGGCGGCGCCTGGAGCCTCAACCTCGCCACCGCCACACCGGTGACCGGCACGCTCAGCCTCAACGCCAACGGCGCCAACCCGGTCTCGGCCACCGCCACCGACGCCTCGGGCAACGTCTCGGCACCGGGCACCCAGTCGTTGGTCATCGACACCACGCTGCCCGACGCCCCGACCGTTGCCACGGCGCTGACCAACAGCACGACGCCCACCCTCACCGGCACGGCCGAAGCGGGCAGCACCGTCACCGTCACCATCGGTGGAGCGACCTACACCACCACCGCGACCAACGGGACTTGGAGCCTCAACCTCGCCACGGCGACGCCGACCGCCGGCACGCTCAGCCTCAACGCCAACGGCGCCAACCCGGTCTCGGCCACCGCCACGGATGCCGCTGGCAACATCTCGGCGCTGGGCACCCAGTCGCTGACCGTCGACACCACCGCGCCGACGGCCAGCGTGCTGTTCGAGGACGACAGCATCGACGCCATCGAGCAGTCCAGCGCCGCCTTCACCATCAGCGGCGGCGAGGCCGGGACCAGCTTCACCTGGACGATCACCTCGGCCGGCGGCGGCCAGGTCACCGGCGGCGGCGTGATGAGCGGCCCGACCATGCGGGTGACCGGGCTGGACCTCTCCGCCCTGGGCGACGGCACGCTCACCCTGACCCTCGGCCTGACCGACCCGGCGGGCAACGCCGCGCCGCCCTTCACCGCGACGACGCAGAAGCTCACCGCCACCGTGGAGAAGCCCGCCCCGGTCGCCCCGCCGCCGACGGCCACCGTGGACGGCGCCACCGTCAACGGCTCGGTCACCACCGGCGGCGACGGCAAGCGCGTCACCACCGTGACCATCGCGGCCAGCAACAGCAACCGCGTCGAGGACACCAGCACCGCCAACGCCGACCTCGCCGACGTGCCGGTGGTGCGCGAGCAGGTGGTCGACCGCCAGACCGGCGCGGTGTCCACCGTCACCACCCTGACGGTCAGCGTCTCCACCGGCGTGGCCGTCACCACCTCGGGCAGCGCCGAGCGGCAGACCGCCGCGCAGGCGCAGAGCGGGCTGACCGGGCTGATCGCCGCCATCGAGGCGCGCACCGACGCCGGCACCGCCTCGCGTGGCAACCTGACCGGCGGCGGCGACGGCTTCCTCTCGGTGCTCTCCGCCCAGGCCCAGCTCCTGGTGCGCGCCATCGACTTCAGCACGCCGGGGGTGGCCGCCGGCCAGGCGGTGCAGACCAGGGTGACCGGCAACACGCTGGGCGGCACCGGGGTCGCCAGCACGGCGCCGACCGCGGTGGTGCTCAATACCACGGCGGCGGCGGGTCCGGTGACCATCCAGCTCGACAACGTCGAGTTCGCGGCGGTGGTCGGCAACGCCACGCTGGTCGGCGGCGACGGCGAGCAGATCGTCTACGGCGACGACCACGAGCAGTACATGTACCTGGGTGCCGGCGACGACCTCCTGCACGGCGGCGGCGGCAACGACACGATCGCCAGCGCCGGCGGCAACGACACGCTGTACGGCGACGATGGCGACGACGTGGTGATGGGCGGCGAGGGCGACGACTGGCTGTTCGGCGGCGAGGGCAACGACCTGATCGGCGGCGGGGTCGGCAACGACGCGCTGTTCGGCGGGACGGGCCAGGACATCCTGTTCGGCGAGGCGGGCGACGACACGCTGACTGGCGAGGCGGGCGACGACACGCTGTCCGGCGGGGCGGGCAACGACCTGCTGTTCGGCGGGTCGGGCGACGACTTCCTGATCGGCGACGACGGCGACGACACGCTGAGCGGCGGCGACGGCAACGACGTGGCGCTGGGCGGGGCGGGGCGCGACCTGATCGGGCTCGGCGCGGGCGACGACCTGGCCAGCGGCGGCGAGGGCGACGACACGCTGTTCGGCGAGGAGGGCAACGACACGCTGTTCGGCGGGGCGGGCAACGACCTGCTGAACGGCGGGGCGGGCAACGACGTGCTGTTCGCCGACGGCGGCGCGGACACGCTGTGGGGCGGCGCCGGCGCGGACGTCTTCGCTTTCGGGCGGGCCTCGGGCGGGTCGGTGGTGATGGACTTCCAGGTGGGGGTGGACCGCTTGGCGCTCTATGACGCCAGCATGGACCTCGGCGCGGTGATCCGCTCGGCGCGGGTGGAGGGCGGCAACACCACGCTCGACGTCGGCGGGGGCAACCGCATCACCATCCTCGGCCAGACCGGAAACGTCGCCGGCTGGTTCGGCTGA
- a CDS encoding energy-coupling factor ABC transporter permease, which yields MHIEPGVVDGAKIALSYATAAGGFAMAGKLAHNDVRNNGGVAPLVLRSLIATALVFSFFEVFPHHPVGVSEVHLILGSTLLLLFGAGAASIGLAAGLLIQGLFFAPFDLPQYGMNVTTLLVPLWGISLLAKRIVPDATPYVDLKYSQALALSTAYQGGIVAWVAFWALYGHGFTAETMTEVASFGAAYMTVIIVEPLADLAVLAVAKALRRQSQGPLFNIRLHQGA from the coding sequence ATGCACATCGAACCCGGCGTCGTCGACGGCGCCAAGATCGCTCTCAGCTACGCGACGGCCGCCGGCGGCTTCGCGATGGCCGGAAAGCTGGCGCACAACGACGTCCGCAACAACGGCGGGGTCGCACCGCTGGTGCTGCGCAGCCTGATCGCCACCGCGCTGGTCTTCAGCTTCTTCGAGGTGTTCCCGCACCACCCCGTGGGCGTGTCGGAGGTTCACCTGATCCTCGGTTCGACGCTGCTCCTGCTGTTCGGCGCCGGTGCGGCCTCCATCGGCCTCGCCGCCGGCCTGCTGATCCAGGGCCTGTTCTTCGCGCCGTTCGACCTGCCGCAGTACGGCATGAACGTCACCACGCTGCTGGTCCCGCTGTGGGGCATCAGCCTGCTGGCGAAGCGGATCGTCCCCGACGCCACCCCCTATGTCGACCTGAAGTACTCGCAGGCGCTGGCCCTCTCCACCGCCTACCAGGGCGGCATCGTCGCCTGGGTGGCCTTCTGGGCCCTCTACGGCCACGGCTTCACCGCCGAGACCATGACGGAGGTCGCCTCCTTCGGCGCCGCCTACATGACCGTCATCATCGTCGAGCCGCTGGCCGATCTCGCCGTGCTGGCCGTCGCCAAGGCGCTGCGCCGCCAGAGCCAGGGCCCGCTGTTCAACATCCGCCTTCATCAGGGCGCCTGA